Below is a window of Longimicrobium sp. DNA.
ATCTGGAACTTGGGCATGCGCACCGTCGTCAGGCGCAGCGGCAGGTACTCCAGCATCTGGATGTCGTCGAACCCCACCACCGACACGTCGGCGGGCACGCCGATCCCCAGCTCGTTCAGCGCGCGGCAAAGCCCCAGCGCCACCAGGTCGTTGTAGCAGGTGACGGCAGTCGGCCGCGCGGCGGGGGACAGCGCGCCGAAGTACTCCAGCCCGGCGCGGTAGCCGTCCTCCATGTGCGCCCCCGCCCTCACCACGTCGTCGTCGCCGAAGATCACGTGCGAGGCGCTGCAGGCGCGGCGCACCCCGTCGATGCGCTCCTGGCTGTGCCACGAGTAGGCGGGCCCGGCAAAGTGGACGATGCGGGTGTGGCCCTGCGCGATCAGGAACTCCACCGCCTTGCGCGAGGCTTCCTCGTTGTCCACGTCGATCAGCCCGGCGGGAACGCCGCGCAGCTCCTCGAGCAGCACGAAGGGAAAGTTGCGTCGCTTCAGCTCGAACAGGTGCGAAAGGTCGGCGTCGTAGTCCAGCACCGGCGTCAGGATCAACCCGTCCACTTCCTTGCGCTGCAGCAGCTCCACCGCCTTGCGCTCGGCCTCGTACTCGCCCTCGGAGCTGGTGACGAGCAGGGTGTAGCCGCTTTCCTGCGCCGCGGCCCGCGCACCGGTGACCACTTCGCCGTAGTAGGGATTGTCGATCTCCTTGATGACCAGCCCGATGCTCCGCTCGTTCTGCGCGGCAGCCCGTCCGGAAAAGCCGGCGGGGCGATAGTTGACGTTCTCCATCACCGACAGCACCCGGTCGCGGGTGCTGGCCTTGACCGTCCCGGTGTCATTGAGGACGGCGGAGACGGTGGCCTTGGATACGCCCGCCAGCCGGGCGACGTCGGTGATGGTTGCGCGCTTGCTCTGCATTCGGTCGGGCGATTGGGCGCCGCGGAGGGCGCCGGCAGGAGGTCCTTCGAGGAAGTCGAACACGCCTGAACTGGTTCGGGCGGGTTTAGGTTAGGCCGTGCACTGTCGCGTGTCAAGCTCTTTCGTCCAGAGTACGAACGATCTGCTCCAAATCCTTGACAGGGGCGGAAGCGGCGTGTACTCTCGGATGAATTGAACTCGTTCGGACAGGTTCAGAACCTCCCCGCGGCCCGCGCCGCCATCCATCGCGACCCTGCTTCCCGCGACCCGACACATGTCCCTTCCGCACCGCCGCAGCACCAGGCTCCTGACCGGCATCCTCGCCGTCCTGGCGGTTCTTCCCATGGCCGGGTGCCAGCGCAAGGACGATGGGAAGTTCACCGTGGGCTTTTCGCAGATGGGGCACGACAACCCTTGGCGGATGGCGCAGACGGCCAGCCTGCGCGACGAGGCCAAGAAGCGCGGG
It encodes the following:
- a CDS encoding LacI family DNA-binding transcriptional regulator, whose product is MQSKRATITDVARLAGVSKATVSAVLNDTGTVKASTRDRVLSVMENVNYRPAGFSGRAAAQNERSIGLVIKEIDNPYYGEVVTGARAAAQESGYTLLVTSSEGEYEAERKAVELLQRKEVDGLILTPVLDYDADLSHLFELKRRNFPFVLLEELRGVPAGLIDVDNEEASRKAVEFLIAQGHTRIVHFAGPAYSWHSQERIDGVRRACSASHVIFGDDDVVRAGAHMEDGYRAGLEYFGALSPAARPTAVTCYNDLVALGLCRALNELGIGVPADVSVVGFDDIQMLEYLPLRLTTVRMPKFQMGQLAAQMLIRHIESREALPPQKVHLEAELVVRDSTRAVPQAPPPGRIRLASADGDGTAASGGRARTVAAP